tttttctagtaATTAACACAATTACATTTTACGATCTTTTAGTGTTGTATTGTTCGTTTGAATCTTTGTTTCAGTTGCATAAATAAACTGTACATATATGGTGAGATAGAGGTCTAAAACAATAGGGAATTAATGTTTCATCATTTGATTTCGGTATTCTTACATACTAGATAGTAAGTGATGTAACCTCATAAATTTAAGACAATCATTGGACAATATTACtttatcgataaaattattatatataagattgtaATGTGATAAAATCAATAGTTTATTCGCTTTGATATTCATACgggttatataaatttgattataaattatgtttaaaatagtaaatcagATGAACTACTAAATAATGAGTTGCTTGATGAAATCATTTAGAATTAATCTGCCGAGCCGAAACCATATTTAAGTTCAGCATATTTTTgaaatcacattttaaaataacctataTAGAGGtaataccacattggtgtgtatttcagcccttagtcAACTAAgccaactcatttttaatcggtagcccaaaaataaagtttcgagcttctaacttccaaaatgacggacttctagactaacctgtatacaaaatgtcaacccctactttttccctataggcgtaaaatatcaagaaatgctttaatacgtatatactacccatttttaatcagtggcacaaaaataaaatttcgtgcttcttactttaaaaataatggacttccagactatcctatatacgaaataatttttataattatatatttatacaaactttcaatccttaattcactcccttaggggtagaatttccaaaattcgttcCTTAGTGGgtatcatgatatgttagtttataagtgtacatataagttttatgcttctagttctaaaaataacaatactttcaacaacttacaacctttcatccccattTTCAAGCCTTTACAgcccttttttccaaataaaaagtagcctatgtcctttctcaggctctagactatttgtgtaccaaatttcatttaaatcggttcagtagttttggcgtgaaagcgagacagacagacagagttactttcgcatttataatattaagtatggaagtatggattataagatattttcaatattattatgttcttaGGATaagcattaatattattaaataaatgtatttattaataataggagAGTACTATGTCATAAACGATCaatgtaatatattcttataatggTCAATATAGCATGGACGTACAAGTTTGTAGagagtgaaaaaataaaataaaagaaatattcaatataaataatgatttatttctaTTAGGTGTTACAGTTTAGGAAATAACGTAGAACTTAATGGTGGGCTAGGTAAGGTGTCGCGTGGATCACGGGAGTGGCGTGAACCAATGGAGCGGCATGAACAATGGGAGCATGGACGACGGGAGCAGCATGGACCACGGGCGCGGCGTGAACAACGGGCGCGGCATGGACCACGGAGCCTGCGTGCTCTGCTTGAGTTTGAGCAGCATGGGCTGATGGAGCGGAGTTGTGCACGACAGCGTTGAAgctgaaatttttaaaacattatttacacacTTTTTCCTTATGctcatacatttttgttttattaatctcATTTAGAAATACGTTTTTGGTACaattgaaatacttatttaatttcgaaTGCAATGATTTTATCGAATTCATTGACCGAAACAACATTTGTTTAAAGCTAAATTACGTTGTCCTAGGAGCACGGGTTGTTAGTCTCGCTAGCTTGGCCGATCTTTACGAACATGAGTTTCCTTACGCAATACTAAGCACTCTCAGCACTCGCAACAAGTTCATACATGTGGTAATGGAATACATTCGTGTTCCATATCAAAGATCGCGTGTATGTTAccgtttttgattttaatttgtatatttactcAGCAACAAGTTATAGAATACCACGTGCATATTCAAGAGATTACGTTAAGTATTACACAATATACAAGTAGTACTGATAAATAGCATCCTTGTTAAGGTCAATTTTTCAtagttataatgaaattaaaattgttcttACCCATTGTGAGCATCAGCGGTATATTCGACGGTTCTCACGGCGCCATCGGGCTGGACCAGAGAGTATTCTCCTTTTACAACATCTCCTTCGCGGCTCTCGTGCTGAGATTTGTGGTCACCGGTGTGTGGGTCTTCGACGGAGTAGGAGAATTCGTAGTGAGCTGGTGCCTGTATAAGAAGTTGAAATTAGTAAAAtgtcacttaaaaaataacaaaagttaaaaaaaagttgcatCATTGATACATTGTacgaatattttgttaaaaaaacgttacatgtttaaattaattgcaacattataataatcataatgtttttttgtctATTAACCAATTAAACtttgatatatgttttattttctccGACAAACGGATATTAATAACAGTCGAATCATGACAAATAGCAGATACTGTTATTACAAAACTATAGTCTTGTAATAATGTAAGATCATTGctcaataaacatttaattgattCGTATTAACTGAACATATTACAATTAGATTGATAAAGTTGGCCTTTCActttcattgttataaaaaattggtTCATATTACAACTACTTAGAttcaaattagaaaaataaaagtaactagTGGCcagtaacaaaaaattaacctgACAATATATAACTTCATGTCGAAACATTCCTTTATCCGAAAGATGCCTAAAGTGTCccactttaatataaatcaagcgGTTTAAATTTATGGATATGCCTTTATCTAATAGTAAGGTTGGAAATAAACAGAGAAACTTCCCGTTTGAGTTGGAAAGTTGTTATACTTGTTACTCAGATTAATTTGTTTATGGTTTCTTGGTACTCACGTGGTCTTCGATCTGTTCTGCATGAGCTAGAGCAATGGGTGCTGAGTGGGACACCGCGGCGACATGTTGAACGATGGGGGCGGAGTGGAGGAggggagcagcgtggtgaagaATTGGAGCAGCATGGGCCAAGACGGGAGCAGCGTGAGAAACTATGGGAGCGTAGTGTGTAGCTCCATTAGTGGGCTGGTCGTGGCGGACAATGCTTTGGGATGAGACGGCATGGCCGTGTCCCTCGTCGATGATGCCCGCATGGCAGACTGCCACAAGAACGCTGACTGCTACGATCTACAAAaggaaatttatacataattatatataaaacttaaaattgattaattttatcgaatatcatttaatttattataattaaatcttactTTGAAGTACATGTTGATGCTGTATTGATTGACTGGACTTATGTGATAAGGACGTTGGTCGGGACGTAGTTTTTATACCGGGTGGAAGCCGTGTCACCGAATACCAAAACCGGCCCAACATACGACACCACGAACTGTTACCTTTTCATTACGTCACATTGACAGATCACAACCTCAAGGTTAGAATAAGCCCTTTCAACTTTCCTGTTTAATGAGTTAATCGATTCTTCTGTAAAGGCGATATTAATATTCAAGATAAATTGCTTTTTCGTTCAATTTTACTTGCaagatctttaaatatttttaatttatgataaaagtaAGGTTTTAGTTAAAGAGTTTA
The window above is part of the Vanessa tameamea isolate UH-Manoa-2023 chromosome 6, ilVanTame1 primary haplotype, whole genome shotgun sequence genome. Proteins encoded here:
- the LOC113393320 gene encoding cuticle protein LPCP-23-like, with the protein product MYFKIVAVSVLVAVCHAGIIDEGHGHAVSSQSIVRHDQPTNGATHYAPIVSHAAPVLAHAAPILHHAAPLLHSAPIVQHVAAVSHSAPIALAHAEQIEDHAPAHYEFSYSVEDPHTGDHKSQHESREGDVVKGEYSLVQPDGAVRTVEYTADAHNGFNAVVHNSAPSAHAAQTQAEHAGSVVHAAPVVHAAPVVHAAPVVHAPIVHAAPLVHATPVIHATPYLAHHYEANLIQSKMIAKAAVVLSIVAVAAAGVLHGYGGESYGHEAVAYAPVAQLAHYEGHDEHVDYHAHPKYDYSYSVSDPHTGDHKEQHEVRDGDIVKGEYSLLQPDGSFRKVTYTADDHNGFNAIVHNTAPVHSEYH